One genomic region from Anabaena sp. PCC 7108 encodes:
- a CDS encoding FeoA family protein, giving the protein MFTSFSFTGCSLELLKPGEKGIIISCKTQDESIRKKLISMGITTGNSIILEQQFPSLIVKFNNISMTIDRQTARAIYVRVVDS; this is encoded by the coding sequence ATGTTTACTTCTTTTAGTTTTACAGGTTGCTCTTTAGAATTGCTCAAGCCAGGAGAAAAAGGAATTATTATTTCTTGTAAAACTCAGGATGAAAGCATTCGTAAAAAACTTATTTCTATGGGAATAACAACAGGAAATAGTATAATTTTAGAACAGCAATTTCCTTCTTTAATCGTTAAATTTAATAATATCTCTATGACAATAGATCGACAAACAGCCCGTGCTATTTATGTCAGGGTAGTTGATAGTTGA
- a CDS encoding aspartyl/asparaginyl beta-hydroxylase domain-containing protein, whose product MFHDPANFQFSKLLTAHWQAIRDEYLALPEDALDPWVQKDMYEKGWSVFGLFALGKRIQKACYCCPQTTAILEQIPNLTLAGFSRLAPHTHIQPHTGWAKNEFRLHLGLVVPEKCSLRVGQSLKHWQEGDCLIFEDTTEHEAWNDSDLPRAVLLLDFIKPGLEHSSDEISGDALQYAMGLLEQPNTYV is encoded by the coding sequence ATGTTTCATGATCCTGCAAATTTCCAATTTTCAAAGCTCCTGACAGCCCACTGGCAAGCAATTCGTGATGAATATCTTGCGTTACCTGAAGATGCTTTAGACCCTTGGGTACAAAAAGATATGTATGAAAAAGGTTGGAGTGTTTTCGGACTTTTTGCTTTAGGGAAACGTATTCAAAAAGCGTGCTATTGCTGTCCACAAACAACAGCAATTCTAGAACAAATTCCCAATTTGACCTTAGCAGGATTTTCTCGTTTAGCTCCCCATACACATATTCAACCCCACACAGGCTGGGCAAAAAATGAATTTCGCTTGCATCTTGGTTTAGTTGTTCCAGAAAAGTGTAGTCTGCGCGTTGGTCAGTCCCTAAAACATTGGCAGGAAGGTGATTGCTTAATTTTTGAAGATACAACAGAACATGAAGCATGGAACGACTCTGATTTACCACGAGCAGTATTACTTCTAGATTTTATTAAACCAGGTTTAGAGCATAGTTCTGATGAGATATCAGGGGATGCTTTGCAGTATGCGATGGGATTACTTGAACAACCAAATACCTACGTATAA
- a CDS encoding ankyrin repeat domain-containing protein, with product MSLANQSNFSTITHQWLLEQGYNAEDLNQRGENGDTALMKASREGLSAIVKELIAAGADINATNNDHNNALWFACFGNHYDLITLLLDNNTDINNQNDNGATVLMYGASAGKTEVVRLLLQYHPNMNLQNLDDYKAIDFASNIEVLRLLKNASQ from the coding sequence ATGAGTCTAGCAAATCAGTCAAATTTCAGCACAATAACTCACCAATGGCTATTAGAACAAGGTTACAACGCTGAAGATTTAAACCAGCGAGGTGAAAATGGTGATACTGCTTTAATGAAAGCAAGCAGAGAAGGACTGTCTGCCATTGTCAAGGAATTAATAGCTGCGGGTGCGGATATCAACGCTACAAATAATGATCACAATAATGCTTTGTGGTTTGCTTGTTTTGGTAATCACTATGATCTCATTACATTGCTGTTAGATAACAACACTGATATTAATAATCAAAATGATAATGGGGCAACTGTCCTGATGTATGGTGCATCGGCTGGAAAGACAGAAGTAGTGAGATTGCTACTACAGTACCATCCTAACATGAATTTACAAAATTTGGATGACTATAAAGCAATTGATTTTGCCAGCAATATAGAAGTTTTAAGGTTACTGAAAAATGCCTCACAGTAA
- a CDS encoding CCE_0567 family metalloprotein: MTIEELTTKIKKLNSKAGQKKMDLHDLAEGLPTDYKTLMEVAAETYEIYRELDELKQQLKQMESAK, encoded by the coding sequence ATGACCATCGAGGAACTCACAACAAAAATCAAAAAGCTAAACAGCAAAGCAGGTCAAAAGAAAATGGATCTGCATGACTTAGCAGAAGGACTACCAACAGACTACAAAACACTGATGGAAGTTGCCGCCGAGACATACGAAATCTACCGAGAACTAGATGAACTAAAGCAGCAACTAAAACAAATGGAGAGCGCCAAATGA
- a CDS encoding Uma2 family endonuclease — MIAIPQQLPKMTIEEYFAWELDQDIRYEYINGEVFAMTGGTIPHNDIALNLYASLRPYLRNRGCRVNVSDVKVQVTPKSPYFYPDLIVSCDPQDLNALKFIQNPKLIVEVLSPGTSSKDRGEKFRYYLTIPSLQEYILIDSEKISVERYCRGEGRMWLYYPYTTGDIITLSSIEFEFPIEMLYEGVGFETEE, encoded by the coding sequence ATGATAGCCATTCCCCAACAACTACCAAAAATGACCATTGAGGAGTATTTCGCATGGGAACTTGACCAGGATATTCGCTACGAATATATTAACGGCGAAGTTTTTGCCATGACTGGTGGTACAATCCCCCATAATGATATTGCTCTAAATCTTTACGCTTCCCTACGTCCCTATTTGCGTAATAGAGGTTGTCGAGTTAATGTGTCAGATGTGAAAGTCCAAGTTACTCCTAAAAGCCCATACTTCTATCCTGATCTTATCGTTAGTTGCGACCCTCAAGACCTCAATGCCCTTAAATTTATTCAAAATCCCAAATTGATTGTTGAGGTTCTTTCTCCTGGGACAAGTAGTAAAGATAGAGGAGAAAAATTCAGATATTATTTAACAATACCCAGTTTACAAGAATATATTTTAATTGATTCGGAAAAAATTTCCGTTGAACGTTACTGTCGAGGAGAAGGAAGGATGTGGCTTTACTATCCTTACACTACTGGAGATATTATCACTTTATCAAGTATTGAATTTGAGTTTCCGATTGAAATGCTTTATGAAGGTGTTGGATTTGAAACTGAAGAATAA
- a CDS encoding hydrogenase maturation protease, protein MLTIIGCGNLNRNDDAVGVIIAQRLQQYLAQNPHPNIRVFDSGTAGMEVMFQARGSEKLIILDASCTGSEAGAIFKVPGNELEALPEPSYNLHDFRWDHALAAGRKIFLDDFPSLVTVYLIEAANLDFGLELSPVVQHSADLVFAELIIIIQQNVMA, encoded by the coding sequence ATGCTAACTATCATTGGTTGTGGCAATCTAAATCGGAATGATGATGCTGTCGGCGTAATTATTGCCCAACGTTTACAGCAATATCTCGCCCAAAATCCTCACCCCAACATCCGCGTTTTCGATAGTGGAACTGCGGGAATGGAAGTGATGTTTCAAGCGAGAGGAAGTGAAAAATTAATTATTCTTGATGCTAGTTGCACAGGTTCAGAGGCAGGTGCTATATTTAAAGTCCCAGGGAATGAACTAGAAGCACTGCCCGAACCTAGTTACAACTTACATGATTTTCGTTGGGATCATGCTTTGGCTGCTGGGAGAAAAATCTTTTTAGATGATTTTCCTTCATTGGTGACAGTCTATTTAATTGAAGCTGCAAATCTGGATTTTGGACTGGAATTAAGTCCTGTTGTTCAACATTCTGCTGATTTAGTTTTTGCCGAACTAATCATAATTATCCAACAGAATGTGATGGCTTAA
- a CDS encoding SET domain-containing protein, which translates to MLVFRDTETKGRGIFAQQDFAKGDLIERAAVIVIPKQQVKLITKTVLLNYYFGWHGESGAIGLGFASLFNHSYRPNAVYIKNFAKNVIDIVAYKYIREGQEITINYNGQVDDVSPVWFDVEE; encoded by the coding sequence ATGCTAGTATTTCGTGATACAGAGACTAAAGGTAGAGGTATATTTGCCCAGCAAGATTTTGCTAAAGGAGATTTAATTGAAAGAGCTGCTGTGATTGTGATTCCTAAACAACAAGTTAAGTTAATTACGAAAACTGTGTTATTGAATTATTATTTTGGTTGGCATGGAGAAAGCGGGGCGATAGGTTTAGGTTTTGCTTCTCTTTTTAATCATTCTTATCGTCCTAATGCGGTTTATATTAAGAATTTTGCTAAAAATGTAATTGATATTGTTGCTTATAAATATATTCGGGAAGGTCAGGAAATTACTATTAATTATAATGGGCAGGTTGATGATGTTTCTCCTGTGTGGTTTGATGTGGAGGAGTAA
- a CDS encoding iron-sulfur cluster assembly accessory protein — translation MAVTLTEKAEFRLWAFLRGSATDESNKATKGVRISVKDGGCSGYEYGIDITSQPQPDDIVTQQGNVLLYVDAKSAPLLEGVVIDFVEGVMDSGFKFTNPNATDTCGCGKSFKTDDGTPSGVPCSK, via the coding sequence ATGGCTGTTACTTTAACAGAAAAAGCAGAATTTCGTCTGTGGGCATTTTTAAGAGGTTCCGCAACCGACGAATCTAATAAAGCCACAAAAGGTGTCCGCATCTCTGTCAAAGATGGTGGTTGTAGTGGCTATGAATATGGAATTGACATTACAAGTCAGCCTCAACCAGATGATATCGTCACCCAACAAGGAAACGTGTTGCTTTACGTGGATGCTAAAAGTGCGCCGTTATTAGAAGGTGTGGTAATTGATTTTGTTGAGGGAGTAATGGACAGCGGTTTCAAGTTCACCAATCCCAATGCAACTGATACCTGCGGTTGTGGAAAGTCTTTTAAAACAGATGATGGTACTCCCTCTGGTGTACCTTGCAGCAAATAA
- a CDS encoding ceramidase domain-containing protein: MNDYIDLYCERIIPGLWSEPFNAISNISFFIAAGAIWQLARRQQKIPNGIWILIILAISIGIGSTLFHTFATEWASLLDVLPIMFFQFCFIWLYSRQVMKMKYIYSGSLIVVFYFASDYSKQFTNIFNGSLSYAPAFLFLLGLGIYHFQQQKRERFILLGAAGVFLLALLFRSLDKIVCPYFPIGTHLFWHLVNGVLLYLSARGLILNWSIKAKAD, translated from the coding sequence ATGAATGACTACATTGATCTTTACTGTGAACGCATCATTCCTGGTTTATGGAGTGAACCATTTAATGCTATATCTAATATTTCTTTCTTCATTGCAGCAGGGGCTATTTGGCAATTAGCACGACGACAACAAAAAATTCCAAATGGTATTTGGATACTGATTATTTTAGCAATTTCAATTGGTATTGGTAGCACTCTATTCCATACCTTTGCAACAGAATGGGCGAGCTTATTAGATGTTTTGCCTATTATGTTTTTTCAATTTTGTTTTATATGGCTTTACAGTCGTCAGGTAATGAAGATGAAATATATTTATAGTGGATCTTTGATTGTGGTTTTTTACTTTGCGAGTGATTACAGTAAACAATTCACAAATATATTCAATGGATCTCTTTCCTATGCTCCTGCATTTTTGTTTTTACTGGGACTGGGAATTTATCATTTTCAACAACAAAAACGTGAGCGATTTATATTACTAGGAGCAGCGGGGGTTTTCCTTTTAGCTTTATTATTTCGGAGTTTAGATAAGATAGTTTGCCCTTATTTCCCAATTGGCACTCATTTATTTTGGCATCTTGTCAATGGAGTTTTACTGTACTTATCAGCAAGAGGACTAATCTTAAATTGGTCAATAAAGGCAAAAGCTGACTAA
- a CDS encoding putative toxin-antitoxin system toxin component, PIN family, which translates to MIEQRIVIDTNCFVSRLLTPKSITAQAVRFAFNFHHILISSDTLTELEMVLCRKKFDNYVSLEERQKFILYLKNLAEIVDIINHVQICRDPKDDKFLSLAIAGNANLIITGDEDLLVLKCYQNIPILSPKDFLAQADKS; encoded by the coding sequence ATGATTGAGCAAAGAATTGTCATTGATACTAATTGTTTTGTGAGTCGTTTACTAACTCCCAAATCTATCACTGCTCAAGCAGTTCGTTTTGCTTTCAATTTCCATCACATTCTTATTTCTTCGGACACACTTACAGAACTAGAAATGGTTCTCTGTAGAAAAAAATTTGATAATTATGTCAGTTTAGAAGAGCGACAAAAGTTTATTTTATATCTAAAAAATCTGGCTGAGATAGTTGATATTATCAATCATGTGCAAATTTGTCGAGATCCAAAAGACGATAAATTTCTCTCACTTGCTATTGCTGGTAATGCCAATTTGATTATTACCGGAGATGAAGATTTATTGGTACTTAAATGCTATCAAAACATTCCTATTTTATCACCAAAGGATTTTTTGGCACAAGCGGATAAAAGTTAA
- a CDS encoding HesA/MoeB/ThiF family protein — translation MINLTPTELERYSRQMMLPNFGEAAQKRLKSATVLVSGVGGLGGTAALYLAVAGVGRLILVRGGDLRLDDMNRQVLMTDDWVGKPRVFKAQETLKAINPDVEVEVVHDYITAENVDSLVQSADMALDCAHNFTERNLLNEACVRSRKPMVEAAMDGMEAYLTTIIPGVTPCLSCLFPEKPDWDRRGFSVLGAVSGTLACLTALEAVKLITGFSQPLLSELLTIDLNRMEFAKRRSHRDRNCPVCGNTAPWRYSQSQPLTV, via the coding sequence TTGATCAACCTAACGCCTACCGAATTAGAACGCTATAGCCGCCAAATGATGCTCCCAAATTTTGGCGAAGCGGCTCAAAAGCGCCTCAAATCAGCGACTGTTCTGGTGTCGGGTGTGGGAGGATTAGGCGGTACGGCGGCGCTTTACTTAGCAGTAGCAGGCGTTGGGCGGCTAATCTTAGTCCGGGGTGGTGATTTGCGGCTGGATGATATGAATCGTCAAGTTTTGATGACTGACGACTGGGTGGGAAAACCTAGAGTATTTAAAGCCCAAGAAACACTCAAAGCCATCAATCCTGATGTGGAAGTAGAAGTAGTTCACGATTACATTACCGCAGAAAATGTGGACTCGTTGGTGCAATCAGCAGATATGGCTTTGGATTGCGCTCACAATTTCACCGAACGCAATCTGTTAAATGAAGCTTGTGTGCGATCGCGTAAGCCAATGGTAGAGGCTGCTATGGATGGGATGGAGGCTTATCTCACCACGATTATTCCTGGTGTGACTCCTTGTTTATCCTGTCTATTTCCAGAAAAGCCTGATTGGGATCGGCGCGGTTTTTCAGTTCTAGGGGCTGTATCTGGAACATTGGCTTGTTTAACAGCCTTGGAAGCAGTGAAGCTAATTACAGGTTTTAGTCAACCGCTATTGTCAGAACTGCTGACGATTGACTTGAACAGAATGGAATTTGCTAAACGTCGTTCTCACCGCGATCGCAATTGTCCCGTCTGCGGTAATACTGCACCTTGGCGCTACTCCCAATCCCAACCCTTAACGGTGTGA
- a CDS encoding Crp/Fnr family transcriptional regulator → MYQTLLNTLNQYVILNPAHQEELSKLVKPQELPKDSILLKCGEVSNNLHFLLQGSVRAIYYNDSKEITSWFGFEGDFINSFYSFVSRKPSPESIVVISDCKLLSISYQTLQSLYEKDLVWNKLGRLIIEKYYAEYRERILSLQSMSAAERYDQILQERPDILEKVKLGHLASYLGITQETLSRLRATRENRQRIYNKPQ, encoded by the coding sequence ATGTATCAAACTCTTTTAAATACCCTTAATCAATATGTTATTCTGAATCCCGCGCATCAAGAGGAACTTAGTAAATTAGTTAAACCACAAGAATTACCCAAAGATAGCATTCTTTTAAAATGCGGTGAAGTTTCCAACAATTTGCACTTCTTGTTACAGGGATCTGTGAGGGCAATTTATTACAACGATAGTAAAGAAATTACTTCATGGTTTGGTTTTGAGGGAGATTTTATTAATTCTTTTTACAGCTTTGTTTCCCGTAAACCAAGTCCAGAAAGTATTGTGGTAATTTCTGACTGTAAATTGCTTTCTATTAGCTACCAAACCTTACAATCTTTATATGAAAAAGACCTAGTTTGGAATAAATTAGGTCGCTTAATAATTGAAAAATATTACGCAGAATATCGAGAACGTATACTATCTCTGCAATCTATGTCCGCAGCTGAACGCTACGACCAAATTCTTCAGGAACGCCCTGATATTCTGGAGAAGGTGAAACTCGGACATTTAGCTTCTTACTTGGGAATCACTCAAGAAACTCTCAGCCGACTTCGTGCTACTCGTGAAAATCGTCAACGTATTTACAACAAACCCCAATAA
- a CDS encoding molybdopterin-binding protein, whose amino-acid sequence MEISARNTFKATVKKVVPGSINTEVTLELAPGVEVVSIITKSSAEKLGLVEGKQAYAVIKSSDVLVAVD is encoded by the coding sequence ATGGAAATTAGCGCCAGAAATACCTTCAAAGCAACTGTGAAAAAAGTTGTTCCTGGTTCAATTAATACAGAGGTAACACTAGAATTAGCACCTGGTGTGGAAGTAGTATCTATTATAACTAAATCATCAGCAGAAAAGCTGGGTTTAGTAGAGGGTAAACAGGCTTATGCTGTGATTAAGTCATCGGATGTACTTGTTGCTGTTGACTAA
- a CDS encoding SagB/ThcOx family dehydrogenase — MPHSKISGKAYHDLSKHSYLSVQINPNYVDAATQPTSFKVYPRFYRRLQLNRNNPIHDFLWLTSAITLEKIYKDSPYKLRVNPSAGALYPTEVYVQIRGVEGIIDGIYHIEVENNCLTLIYELIDDGLENYVIPNKRINGFIFLVSCVYHRSSWKYQDRSFRYCLLDSGHHLGAIAASAYLHEKNIQLILDFDKLNLNADLGFENKEFITSCVISGEVQEKPVRRLRLPIPFVCGTDYFQVNQFVEDAYQATSLQPSHQQNLANPQFNFDRKRFFENVWNRRSIRRFHKHSISQEVYWLILQAVQQPIPSENFEEIEIYSVVHHVEGISPGLYKNTHLIKAGNFREKTGYLCINQAIARDCAVTLFFVSDYLSYQTAMQLAGFIGQRVYLFSNYWGIDCSGIGAFYDDEAQEFLGTNKDLLYVMAIGK, encoded by the coding sequence ATGCCTCACAGTAAGATTTCTGGAAAAGCCTATCACGATTTAAGCAAGCATTCTTACTTATCAGTACAAATTAATCCTAATTATGTAGATGCCGCTACGCAACCAACTTCTTTTAAAGTTTATCCCCGCTTTTATCGGCGTTTGCAATTAAATCGCAATAACCCTATTCATGATTTTCTCTGGTTAACCAGTGCGATTACTTTAGAAAAGATATATAAAGATAGTCCCTATAAATTACGGGTAAATCCTTCTGCAGGGGCTTTATATCCGACGGAAGTTTATGTCCAGATTCGTGGTGTTGAGGGAATCATAGATGGCATCTACCATATAGAAGTTGAGAATAATTGTCTGACCTTAATTTATGAATTAATTGATGATGGATTGGAAAATTATGTTATACCAAATAAACGTATCAACGGATTCATCTTTTTAGTTAGTTGTGTTTATCATAGGTCTAGCTGGAAATATCAAGACAGGAGTTTTAGATATTGTTTGTTGGATAGCGGACACCATTTAGGTGCTATCGCTGCTTCAGCATATCTTCACGAAAAAAACATACAACTAATCTTGGATTTTGATAAACTTAATCTCAATGCAGATTTGGGATTTGAGAATAAGGAGTTTATTACTAGTTGTGTGATATCGGGAGAAGTACAAGAAAAACCAGTCAGACGCTTAAGGCTACCAATTCCTTTTGTTTGTGGTACTGACTATTTTCAAGTTAATCAATTTGTTGAAGATGCCTATCAAGCAACATCTTTACAACCTAGTCACCAGCAAAATCTCGCAAATCCTCAATTTAATTTTGACCGGAAACGGTTTTTTGAGAACGTTTGGAATAGGCGTTCTATTCGACGTTTTCATAAACATTCTATTTCCCAAGAGGTCTATTGGCTAATTTTGCAAGCCGTTCAACAACCAATACCAAGTGAGAATTTTGAGGAAATAGAAATTTACTCAGTGGTGCATCATGTTGAGGGAATTTCACCAGGGTTATATAAAAATACACATCTCATTAAAGCTGGTAACTTTAGGGAAAAAACAGGTTACTTGTGCATTAATCAAGCTATAGCTAGAGATTGTGCTGTAACTTTGTTTTTTGTGTCCGATTATTTGAGTTATCAAACCGCTATGCAATTAGCCGGATTTATCGGACAGAGAGTGTATTTATTTAGCAATTATTGGGGAATAGATTGTAGTGGAATTGGTGCTTTCTATGATGATGAAGCCCAAGAATTTCTAGGAACCAATAAGGACTTACTTTATGTAATGGCAATTGGTAAATAA
- a CDS encoding type II toxin-antitoxin system Phd/YefM family antitoxin, with translation MIYLSVTEAKQNFTEFLDKAQKEPITIQRQDQDSVVVLSVLEYQRLTKLLKNEFQEFCDQVGKNAEAKGMTEEKLKEILESDD, from the coding sequence ATGATTTACTTATCTGTCACGGAAGCAAAACAAAATTTTACAGAATTTCTAGATAAAGCTCAAAAAGAACCAATAACTATTCAGCGTCAGGATCAAGATTCAGTTGTAGTGCTGTCTGTTTTAGAGTATCAAAGATTGACTAAATTACTAAAAAATGAGTTTCAGGAATTTTGTGATCAAGTTGGGAAAAATGCTGAAGCAAAAGGCATGACAGAAGAAAAGCTCAAGGAAATTCTTGAAAGTGATGATTGA
- a CDS encoding 2Fe-2S iron-sulfur cluster-binding protein: MAYQVRLLNKKDNLDTTIECDEETTILDAAEEAGIELPFSCHSGSCSSCVGKVVEGEINQDDQIFLDDDQMAKGFALLCVTYPRSNCTIKTHQEPYLV, from the coding sequence ATGGCTTATCAAGTAAGATTGTTGAACAAAAAAGACAACCTTGACACCACAATTGAATGTGACGAAGAAACTACAATTCTAGATGCAGCAGAAGAAGCAGGTATTGAATTACCTTTCTCCTGTCACTCAGGCTCTTGCTCTAGCTGTGTAGGTAAGGTTGTTGAAGGTGAAATCAACCAAGATGATCAAATCTTCTTAGATGACGATCAAATGGCTAAAGGATTCGCTCTATTGTGCGTTACATACCCTCGCTCTAACTGCACAATTAAAACCCATCAAGAGCCTTATCTCGTTTAA
- the nifW gene encoding nitrogenase-stabilizing/protective protein NifW has protein sequence MTGTIQEFNKLADAEEYFIFFELPYDQQFVNINRLHILKKFSQYMKEIDDASPNLSDTEKLTQYSLALQKAYEVFLESTPHEQKLFKVFNDKPKNVVTLTEITSD, from the coding sequence ATGACAGGAACCATTCAAGAATTCAACAAACTTGCAGATGCAGAAGAATATTTTATATTTTTTGAACTGCCCTACGACCAACAATTTGTAAACATAAATCGTCTTCATATATTGAAAAAATTCTCTCAATATATGAAAGAGATTGATGATGCTTCTCCCAACTTGAGTGATACAGAAAAATTAACTCAATATTCCTTAGCTTTGCAAAAAGCTTACGAAGTTTTTCTAGAATCAACACCCCACGAACAAAAACTGTTTAAGGTGTTTAACGATAAGCCAAAGAATGTAGTCACGCTGACAGAAATCACTTCTGATTAG